The following are encoded together in the Salvia hispanica cultivar TCC Black 2014 chromosome 6, UniMelb_Shisp_WGS_1.0, whole genome shotgun sequence genome:
- the LOC125192663 gene encoding uncharacterized protein LOC125192663, with translation MAADVSSLVRLINGGDAADSPKPTAPITRDLLAGCTTLDSKELDLDLQVPSGWEKRLDLKSGKVYLQRCNSSNSSSSTTENKPQQSKAAAKLQDLNFPPSKKQTLNLFDDEVLDLKLVSLSSSASPYQSVCTLDKVKSALERAEKETVRKRSISMSKSSSLPSNSSSSIKDSDLDQEERSSSFAAGCPTCLLYVLISSTNPKCPRCNCNVPLPMSAKKPRIDLNISI, from the exons ATGGCTGCCGATGTCAGTTCCTTGGTGAGATTGATCAACGGCGGCGACGCTGCCGATTCGCCCAAACCGACGGCTCCGATCACCCGCGACTTGCTCGCTGGATGTACGACGCTTGATTCGAAGGAGCTGGACCTGGACTTGCAGGTCCCCTCCGGCTGGGAGAAGCGACTTGACCTAAAG TCAGGAAAAGTGTATCTGCAGAGATGCAATTCATCAAACTCATCATCATCTACAACAGAAAACAAGCCTCAACAGAGCAAGGCAGCAGCCAAGTTACAAGACCTCAACTTCCCTCCATCTAAGAAGCAGACGCTGAACCTCTTCGACGACGAGGTGCTGGACTTGAAGCTCGTGTCCCTCTCATCGTCCGCCTCTCCGTACCAGAGCGTGTGCACCTTGGATAAAGTGAAGTCCGCCCTCGAGAGGGCGGAGAAGGAGACAGTGCGAAAGCGCTCCATATCCATGTCCAAGTCATCCTCCCTTCCCTCGAACTCGTCGTCCTCGATCAAGGACAGCGACCTCGATCAGGAGGAGAGGTCGTCGTCGTTCGCAGCCGGCTGCCCTACCTGTCTCCTCTACGTGCTCATCTCCAGCACCAATCCAAAGTGCCCTAGGTGCAACTGCAATGTGCCACTGCCTATGTCTGCCAAGAAGCCTAGAATTGATCTCAACATATCCATTTGA